GCTGTTCGAACCGCTCTCGTTCCTGCTCAAGCGGGAGGGGTACGAGGTCGACATCGCCGAGTCGGGCACTGAAGCGCTCAGCCTCTTCGACGAGAATGAGCCGGACCTCGTGCTGCTCGACCTCATGCTGCCCGGCATCCCGGGCACGGAGGTGTGTCGGCAGATCCGGATGACCTCTCAGGTGCCCATCATCATGCTGACCGCGAAGGACAGCGAGGTCGACATCGTCGTCGGGCTTGAGCTCGGCGCTGACGACTATGTGACGAAGCCGTACTCGACTCGCGAGCTCATCGCCCGTATCCGAGCCGTCCTCCGCCGCAATGCGACCGCCGAGGGCGATGTCGACGACGCCATCGTCGAGGTCGGTGAGATCCGGATGGACATCGAGCGTCACACCGTGACGGTGCGCGGCGAGGTCACGCCGATGCCGCTGAAGGAGTTCGAGCTGCTCGAGTACCTCATGCGCAACTCGGGGCGCGTGCTCACGCGGGGCCAGCTCATCGACCGCGTGTGGGGGCCCGATTACTTCGGTGACACCAAGACCCTCGACGTGCACATCAAGCGCATCCGGTCGCGCGTGGAGGAGACCCCTTCATCGCCCAAGCTCCTGGTCACCGTGCGAGGGCTCGGCTACCGGTTCGAGGAATAACCCCGACGGAACACGTGTGGGGCCCCGGCACGCCGGGGCCCCACACGTCACGTCACTGCGCCGCAGAGCTACGGCTGAAGGCCGTCACCCTGCGCATCGCCCTGTGCGTCGCCCTCGAACGTGCCGGTGGCGTTGCCTTCGGCACCCGGCGTCGCCGTCGGCGCGGGAAGCGTTGGCGTCGGTTCGGGCGCCTGGGGCAGGAGCGTCGAGTATTCGGCGAGCGTGCCGTCGAGGACGGGCACCTTCTTGGTCTCGGTGGTGCCTCCCGGGCCCGTGAAGGTCACGTCGATGGTTGAGCCGGGCTCGAGCTGCACACCCTCGATGAGCACCTGAGGACCGTCGCCGTAACCGATGTGGGTGAGCGGCTGGGAGGCGTCGAGCGGAAGCTGCGCGGTGGCGCTCTCGGTCGTGATCGTGACGGAACCGGCATCGTCGGCGTGATTGACGATCGTGCCGACGAACGAGCCCGCCGTCGGGGTCGTGTCGCCCTCAGCGTCGACGAGGATCATGATGTTGCGCAGTTCGAGGTCGCCGACCGTCACGTGCACACCGTCGCTCGCGGCGTACTCGATGGTCGTGGCCAGCGGGCTGATCAGGTTGCATCCCGCAAGTCCACCGGCAAGAGCGGCGGCGAGCGCGACGGATGCGACGGCGCGAAACTTCACGACGGGGGCCTCCAGGGGTGCGAGCGTGTACGTGTGCCACCGCGCGTGAATGCTGCGGAAAGGCGATGCTCAGCCTAGCCGACGACGAGCGACCCCCGTGCTCACGCGCCGGCCCACCGGGCGGCGGCGTACTCTAGCACGACTCAATCGTGGTAAACTCTACACGAAAGGGGTCTGCATCTATGCAATTCAAAGTCGGGGAGACCGTCGTCTACCCACACCACGGTGCCGCCACGATCACCGAGGTGAAAACTCGCAAGATCAAAGGCGAGGACAAGACCTATCTCAAGCTTGACGTCGCGCAGGGCGATCTCGTCATCGAGGTCCCGGCCGAGAACGTTGATCTGGTCGGAGTCCGCGATGTGATCGGCAAAGACGGCCTGGACAAGGTGTTCGAGGTACTCCGCGCGCCCATCACCGAAGAGCCGACCAACTGGTCGCGGCGCTTCAAGTCCAACGTCGAGAAGCTCGCGACGGGCGACGTGATCAAGGTTTCCGAGGTCGTTCGCGACCTGTGGCGGCGCGATCAAGACCGCGGGCTCAGCGCCGGCGAGAAGCGCATGCTCGCGAAAGCGCGCCAGATTCTCGTCTCCGAGCTCGCGCTCGCCGAGAAGACCGACGAAGAGAGCGCGGCGAACGTGCTCGACAAGGTGCTCGCCTCCTAACGCGACCCCGTCGACGGCCGCGCGCACATCTCACGGTGCGGCGCGGCCGTTCTCGTTTCCGCCGGCGGGCCCGCGCTCATGGCGGTGCGGCGTCGAGGCCGACCGTCGGAGTGCGGTTGGATTGGGCGCATGGATGCTCCTCGCACCGGGTTCGTACTCGTCGCGGCCGGCAGCGGCACCAGGCTCGGCGTCGGCCGGCCGAAGGCCCTCGTCGACCTCGGCGGAGGCACGCTGCTCGAACACGCGCTGCGCCGCCTCCACGGGTTTCCCGGACGCCTCGCCGTCGCCGTCGCGGCACCCGCCGGGCACCTCGATGCCGCGCGCAGGCTCGCGTCGGCGGCGCTTCCCGCCGCAACGCCCGCACTGGCCGAGCGCGCCGACGCCCGCCCCGCGCACGGGGACCCCGACGCATCGCCCGCGCCGCCAGCCGCTGACGACGTGACCCTCGCGGTCGTCGCCGGTGGAGCATCCCGCCAATCGTCGGTTGCGGCGGCGATCGACGCGCTGCCGGGCGACTGCGATGTCGTGCTCGTGCACGACGCCGCGAGGCCGTTCGCGCCGCGCGCTCTCGCCGAGCGGGTCGCGGGCGCCGTTCGCGCAACGGGTGATGGTGTCGTGCCCGTGCTGCCGGTCGTCGACACGATCAAGCGGCTCAGCGGCGACAGGGTCGTCGAGACCCCCGAACGCTCGTCGCTCGTCGCTGCGCAGACGCCCCAGGGGTTCCCTGCACCCGCACTTCGCGAGGCGTATCGGTCGGCGACGATCGAGCACACCGACGACGCGGCGTTGGCGGCGGCTGCCGGACTGCGCGTGCGAACCGTGCCCGGCGACGTGCACGCGTTCAAGATCACCCGGCCCGACGACCTCGAGCGGGCGAGCAGGATGCTCGCGGGCGCATCCGAGCCCAGCGTGCGCTTTCCCGGCCATCGCGATATGGACGTCGCCGAGGGCTCGCGCGGCCTCGAGGCGGCCGAGCTGCGCACTGGGATCGGTGTCGACGCGCATGCGTTCGACGACACCGCCCCGCTGCACCTCGCCTGCCTGTACTGGCCCGGCGAACCCGGCCTGGCCGGGCACAGCGACGGCGATGCGGTTGCGCACGCGATCTGTGATGCCCTGCTCGCGGC
This sequence is a window from Pseudoclavibacter endophyticus. Protein-coding genes within it:
- a CDS encoding response regulator transcription factor, encoding MTRILLVEDEASLFEPLSFLLKREGYEVDIAESGTEALSLFDENEPDLVLLDLMLPGIPGTEVCRQIRMTSQVPIIMLTAKDSEVDIVVGLELGADDYVTKPYSTRELIARIRAVLRRNATAEGDVDDAIVEVGEIRMDIERHTVTVRGEVTPMPLKEFELLEYLMRNSGRVLTRGQLIDRVWGPDYFGDTKTLDVHIKRIRSRVEETPSSPKLLVTVRGLGYRFEE
- a CDS encoding CarD family transcriptional regulator, with translation MQFKVGETVVYPHHGAATITEVKTRKIKGEDKTYLKLDVAQGDLVIEVPAENVDLVGVRDVIGKDGLDKVFEVLRAPITEEPTNWSRRFKSNVEKLATGDVIKVSEVVRDLWRRDQDRGLSAGEKRMLAKARQILVSELALAEKTDEESAANVLDKVLAS
- the ispF gene encoding 2-C-methyl-D-erythritol 2,4-cyclodiphosphate synthase, whose translation is MAVRRRGRPSECGWIGRMDAPRTGFVLVAAGSGTRLGVGRPKALVDLGGGTLLEHALRRLHGFPGRLAVAVAAPAGHLDAARRLASAALPAATPALAERADARPAHGDPDASPAPPAADDVTLAVVAGGASRQSSVAAAIDALPGDCDVVLVHDAARPFAPRALAERVAGAVRATGDGVVPVLPVVDTIKRLSGDRVVETPERSSLVAAQTPQGFPAPALREAYRSATIEHTDDAALAAAAGLRVRTVPGDVHAFKITRPDDLERASRMLAGASEPSVRFPGHRDMDVAEGSRGLEAAELRTGIGVDAHAFDDTAPLHLACLYWPGEPGLAGHSDGDAVAHAICDALLAAAGLGDIGSVFGTDDPELAGAGGALFLRRTRALLDEHGASIRNVSVQFVAERPRFAARRDEARTALEAVLEAPVSIAATTSDRLGFTGRRDGLIAIATALVAVAPPR